One part of the Rutidosis leptorrhynchoides isolate AG116_Rl617_1_P2 chromosome 1, CSIRO_AGI_Rlap_v1, whole genome shotgun sequence genome encodes these proteins:
- the LOC139872247 gene encoding protein neprosin-like — MMVFNFFSRFVMVLCAVTAARLSYAAENRFEVLNHLSNLNKTPLKSIKSPDGDIIDCVHISHQAAFDHPSLKDHKIQMRPSYHPEGINYETMKVSIENEQTITQLWHSNGKCAKGTIPIRRTKKEDILRASSIKNYGKKQSVTSVAQPTSIDLDLINQSGHQHAIAYVQGEFYGAKATMNVWDPQIQQSNEFSLSQIWLLGGSFASDLNSIEAGWQVSPDLYGDNNTRFFTYWTSDAYQATGCYNLLCSGFIQINNEIALGASISPISTYQGSQYDISILVWKDPEQGNWWMQFGNGHVLGYWPASLFSYLTDSATMIQWGGEVVNSASDGQHTTTQMGSGHFPEEGFGKSSYFRNVQVVDGSNSLKTPKDIDTFTEQPNCYDVQTGKNNDWGSYIYYGGPGRNANCQ, encoded by the exons ATGATGGTTTTCAACTTTTTTTCGCGTTTTGTGATGGTTTTGTGTGCGGTCACGGCGGCTCGTTTAAGTTATGCTGCAGAAAATAGGTTTGAAGTTTTAAACCATTTGAGTAATTTGAACAAAACACCATTGAAATCTATCAAG AGTCCAGATGGAGACATAATTGATTGTGTTCATATTTCTCATCAAGCAGCTTTTGACCATCCCTCCCTTAAAGACCACAAAATTCAG ATGAGGCCAAGTTACCATCCAGAAGGGATAAATTATGAGACCATGAAAGTATCAATAGAAAATGAGCAAACAATTACTCAATTATGGCATTCAAATGGGAAATGTGCAAAAGGGACAATACCAATTAGAAGAACAAAAAAAGAAGACATATTGAGAGCaagttctattaaaaattatggcaAAAAACAGAGTGTTACTAGTGTTGCACAACCAACTTCTATtgatcttgatctcattaatcaaaGTGGGCATCAG CATGCAATTGCATATGTACAAGGAGAGTTTTATGGAGCTAAAGCAACTATGAATGTTTGGGACCCACAAATACAACAATCTAATGAATTCAGTTTGTCTCAAATATGGTTATTGGGCGGTTCATTTGCTTCTGATCTCAATAGTATTGAAGCTGGCTGGCAG GTCAGCCCAGATCTTTATGGAGATAATAACACCAGATTCTTTACATATTGGACT AGTGATGCATATCAAGCCACAGGCTGTTACAACCTTCTGTGTTCTGGATTTATACAAATCAACAATGAGATAGCATTGGGGGCCAGCATCTCTCCCATTTCTACATATCAAGGTTCCCAATACGATATCAGCATACTTGTTTGGAAG GACCCTGAGCAAGGTAACTGGTGGATGCAATTTGGTAACGGGCATGTTCTTGGGTACTGGCCCGCCTCACTCTTCTCTTACTTAACCGATAGCGCAACAATGATCCAATGGGGAGGTGAGGTGGTGAACTCAGCCTCAGACGGGCAGCACACGACAACCCAAATGGGTAGCGGTCATTTCCCCGAAGAAGGGTTTGGTAAGTCAAGTTACTTCAGAAACGTTCAAGTAGTTGACGGGTCAAATAGTCTTAAAACTCCTAAAGACATAGACACGTTCACTGAGCAACCCAATTGTTACGACGTTCAAACGGGCAAGAATAATGATTGGGGCAGTTACATTTACTATGGTGGACCAGGTCGAAACGCAAACTGTCAGTAA